From Verrucomicrobiia bacterium, the proteins below share one genomic window:
- a CDS encoding serine/threonine protein kinase, whose product MLPEMISASAPNLCSACGAELFPDAPEGSCARCLMNLALGASAEPVERETEADRGSSEEEGMVIGRYRLLERLGEGGFGTVWGADQMEPVRRRVALKIIKLGMDTRQVVARFEAERQALALMDHPNIARVLDADATTSGRPFFVMELVHGTPITRYCGQAQLEIEERLGLFIKVCHAIQHAHQKGIIHRDIKPSNILVELQDGRPAPKVIDFGIAKATQGELTDKTIYTQFHQLIGTPAYMSPEQADSSGLDIDTRSDIYSLGVLLYELLTGTTPFDTRELTQAGLEGVRKIIREREPLRPSTRLSQLQHSPQSQIANRKSKIEHDLDWIVMKCLEKDRRRRYDTVNGLATDLQRHLDNEPVTARPPSLGYRLQRAWRRHKMAFTAAALVAVALVGGIAVSTWQAVVAGSERQVAQEERDRAQEARYEATRLQQAEEQARHRAEAGEAELRRLSLNLAFDRGLALCEGGKVREGMLWLVRTLDLAPSHEIELRRVLRENLAAWRFRVHPLRNIFPHPHQVYAAEFSPDGRHLLTGCADAVARLWDLDSGRLIREYTGHEGYIHDVGFSPDGARIVTAAWDKTARTWETTSARQIGPPLLHDAGVYAGRFSPDGSRLLTATGDGTAVFWDAETLVKTDELSHTSGLHYAVFSPDGSMILAASLESYAYLWVLTSGPEQVHAFQHSGRAYAAAFSPDGRRAATGGEDQLVQFWDVETGLPDGSPLRHSGDVHALAFSPDGSWLAAAVLDNSARLWDARTGEAFETPLEHQTPVEAIAVSPDGLFVASGSTDGRVCHWQIEPRARPVGPEFPHDQMVFAVAYSPNGGEIITGCEDGKARLWDVRTGDLLRELPHEKGVQTAAFSPVGFRVVTGSGDAAYIWNMETGEQIGKPLKHGQMVRSATFSSDGRYVLTGSLDQTAQLWDAATGDPVGPPFEQQDASIWSVAFSPDGEFILTASHNHLVHLWDRATRRAIRSFRHRALVRGVAFHPEGSLIASASDDNTARFWNPNTGESVGQPLIHDGPVVNLSFSTDGARLLTTASRAARLWDVATGRPIGAPVRHPSLISAAALSPDGSRLVIAGADGLTRMWEVATEPLPGDAEQVRLWVQVLTGMELDESGNARLLDAEVWLERRRALETQGGRLANMNGSLNSP is encoded by the coding sequence TTGCTTCCTGAAATGATAAGCGCGTCAGCCCCCAATTTGTGCTCGGCCTGTGGAGCGGAACTGTTTCCGGACGCTCCTGAAGGCTCGTGCGCGCGATGCCTCATGAACCTGGCGCTTGGGGCGTCTGCCGAACCGGTGGAGAGGGAGACAGAGGCGGATCGGGGCAGCTCTGAGGAGGAGGGAATGGTGATTGGCCGCTACAGGCTGCTGGAGAGATTGGGTGAGGGCGGGTTTGGAACGGTCTGGGGTGCCGACCAGATGGAGCCTGTGCGGCGCCGCGTGGCGCTGAAGATCATCAAGCTGGGAATGGACACCAGACAGGTAGTGGCCCGGTTCGAAGCCGAGCGCCAGGCCCTGGCCCTCATGGACCATCCCAACATTGCCAGGGTGCTTGACGCAGACGCCACCACCTCCGGCAGGCCTTTCTTCGTCATGGAACTGGTGCATGGCACTCCGATCACCCGGTATTGCGGTCAGGCGCAACTTGAGATCGAAGAGCGGCTCGGCCTGTTCATCAAGGTTTGCCATGCCATCCAGCACGCGCATCAGAAAGGGATCATCCACCGCGATATCAAGCCGTCGAACATCCTGGTGGAGCTGCAGGACGGAAGACCGGCGCCAAAGGTCATCGACTTCGGCATCGCAAAAGCCACGCAGGGAGAGCTGACCGACAAAACCATCTACACGCAGTTTCATCAACTCATCGGCACACCCGCCTACATGAGCCCTGAACAGGCGGACTCGAGCGGATTGGACATCGATACCCGCAGCGACATCTACAGCCTCGGGGTGCTGCTCTACGAACTGTTGACCGGCACCACACCCTTCGACACCAGGGAACTCACCCAAGCGGGCCTGGAAGGGGTGAGGAAGATCATCCGCGAACGCGAGCCGCTCCGCCCGAGCACGCGATTGAGCCAACTCCAGCATAGCCCCCAATCGCAAATCGCAAACCGCAAATCCAAAATCGAACATGACCTCGACTGGATCGTGATGAAGTGCCTAGAGAAGGACCGCCGGCGCCGCTACGACACGGTGAACGGCCTGGCGACGGATCTGCAGCGCCACCTCGATAACGAGCCTGTCACGGCCCGGCCGCCCTCGCTCGGCTATCGGTTGCAGAGGGCCTGGCGCCGGCACAAGATGGCATTCACCGCCGCGGCCCTTGTTGCTGTGGCGCTGGTGGGCGGCATTGCAGTCAGCACCTGGCAGGCGGTGGTGGCCGGCAGCGAAAGACAGGTTGCCCAGGAGGAGCGCGACAGGGCGCAGGAAGCACGATACGAGGCCACACGCCTGCAGCAGGCCGAAGAGCAGGCGCGCCATCGGGCCGAAGCGGGCGAAGCCGAGCTGCGCCGGCTCAGCCTGAACCTGGCGTTTGACCGGGGACTGGCGTTGTGCGAGGGGGGCAAAGTGCGCGAAGGGATGCTGTGGCTGGTGCGCACCTTGGATCTGGCACCGTCCCACGAGATCGAGCTGCGGCGCGTGTTGCGCGAGAATCTGGCCGCCTGGCGGTTCCGGGTGCATCCGCTCCGAAACATCTTTCCCCACCCGCATCAGGTGTACGCGGCCGAGTTCAGTCCTGACGGGCGTCACCTGCTGACCGGCTGTGCAGACGCGGTGGCCCGGCTCTGGGATCTGGACTCGGGACGGCTGATCCGGGAATACACGGGGCATGAAGGGTACATTCATGACGTTGGCTTCAGTCCGGATGGTGCCCGCATCGTCACGGCGGCCTGGGACAAGACCGCACGAACCTGGGAGACAACGTCCGCCCGGCAAATTGGCCCGCCGCTCCTCCATGACGCCGGCGTTTACGCCGGGCGTTTCAGTCCGGATGGATCGCGGCTGCTGACTGCTACGGGCGACGGCACGGCGGTGTTCTGGGACGCGGAAACGCTGGTGAAGACGGATGAACTCTCCCACACGTCCGGACTGCACTATGCCGTGTTCAGTCCGGACGGTTCCATGATTCTGGCCGCTTCGCTTGAATCCTATGCCTATCTTTGGGTTCTCACCTCCGGACCGGAACAGGTCCACGCCTTTCAGCACAGTGGCAGGGCCTACGCAGCCGCCTTCAGTCCGGATGGCCGGCGTGCCGCGACCGGTGGCGAGGATCAACTGGTTCAGTTCTGGGATGTGGAGACTGGTCTGCCGGACGGTTCGCCTCTGAGACATTCAGGTGACGTCCACGCGCTGGCCTTCAGCCCCGACGGTTCCTGGCTGGCGGCGGCGGTGCTCGACAACAGCGCGCGCCTCTGGGATGCCCGCACCGGTGAAGCGTTCGAGACACCACTCGAACACCAAACGCCTGTTGAAGCGATCGCCGTGAGCCCAGATGGACTCTTTGTCGCGAGCGGCAGCACAGATGGACGAGTCTGCCACTGGCAAATCGAGCCCCGCGCCCGGCCGGTGGGGCCAGAGTTCCCGCACGATCAGATGGTGTTTGCGGTGGCATACAGTCCGAACGGAGGGGAAATCATCACGGGATGCGAAGATGGCAAAGCCCGGCTCTGGGATGTTCGCACGGGCGATTTGCTCCGCGAACTTCCACATGAAAAGGGAGTGCAAACCGCCGCCTTCAGTCCGGTCGGTTTCCGAGTGGTCACCGGCAGTGGGGATGCCGCCTACATCTGGAATATGGAAACCGGGGAACAGATCGGGAAACCGCTCAAACACGGTCAAATGGTCAGATCCGCCACGTTCAGCTCCGACGGCCGTTACGTTCTGACCGGCTCTCTCGATCAAACAGCGCAACTCTGGGATGCCGCCACCGGCGACCCCGTTGGGCCGCCTTTCGAACAGCAAGACGCCTCGATATGGAGTGTGGCATTCTCTCCTGATGGTGAGTTCATCCTCACGGCCAGCCATAACCATCTGGTGCATCTGTGGGATCGGGCCACGCGCCGGGCCATTCGCAGCTTTCGACATCGCGCTCTGGTTCGTGGCGTCGCCTTCCACCCCGAGGGCTCGCTCATTGCCAGCGCCAGTGACGACAACACTGCCCGATTCTGGAACCCGAACACCGGAGAGTCCGTCGGCCAGCCTTTGATTCATGATGGTCCGGTTGTGAATTTGAGCTTCAGCACGGATGGCGCGCGCCTTCTGACCACTGCTTCGCGCGCCGCCCGGTTGTGGGATGTGGCTACGGGGCGCCCGATTGGAGCACCCGTCCGCCACCCAAGTCTGATTTCCGCTGCCGCCCTGAGTCCGGACGGCTCGCGCCTGGTGATCGCCGGGGCCGATGGATTGACGCGGATGTGGGAGGTCGCCACCGAACCGCTTCCCGGCGATGCCGAGCAGGTGCGGCTTTGGGTGCAGGTGCTCACTGGCATGGAACTGGACGAAAGCGGGAATGCGCGGCTTCTGGATGCCGAGGTCTGGCTCGAGCGCCGTCGCGCTCTTGAGACTCAAGGCGGGCGTCTCGCAAACATGAATGGGTCGCTCAACAGCCCCTGA